The following proteins come from a genomic window of Corallococcus sp. NCRR:
- a CDS encoding Imm52 family immunity protein has product MEHIPDRGTLITLTQEKFTVSSPCAPGAPGPLSPGRTSGRASPRTTRWRAPPPAAAW; this is encoded by the coding sequence GTGGAGCACATCCCCGACCGGGGCACGCTCATCACCCTCACTCAGGAGAAGTTCACCGTCTCCAGCCCCTGCGCCCCTGGGGCACCCGGGCCACTCAGTCCGGGTAGAACATCGGGTCGCGCGTCGCCACGAACGACGAGATGGCGTGCGCCACCTCCGGCGGCAGCGTGGTGA
- a CDS encoding TIGR02266 family protein — protein MPPSPTPSRETELARAEADMARLEAQLAEQVARAAADAAALSERLVRMRQALARPEHAGDSRLSQWAMRLEDTESPEPSPELARLREKALDAREAALDTRRQAGLDLQSALRVQQEDAARVEKALTSAESDLKRVEDAARARAEAEAKARRAAEAETQKVVPPPALRPSQEKLQTEAPTRAERLPARAPVATTPAKSDARKAGRVRMHTTIDTRSDSNFFTGFSMDISEGGIFIATVEAVPRGTAVELDFTLPGGRPLTVNGVVRWARDGNDRTPDLMPGVGVQFTTLPPEVAHAISSFVATRDPMFYPD, from the coding sequence ATGCCCCCGTCCCCCACTCCCTCCCGGGAAACCGAACTGGCGCGCGCCGAAGCCGACATGGCCCGGCTGGAAGCGCAGCTCGCTGAACAGGTGGCCCGCGCCGCCGCTGACGCCGCCGCCTTGAGCGAGCGGCTCGTCCGCATGCGCCAGGCCCTGGCCCGGCCGGAGCATGCCGGGGACTCGCGCCTGTCCCAGTGGGCCATGCGCCTGGAGGACACCGAGTCCCCCGAGCCGTCCCCGGAGCTCGCGCGGCTGCGGGAGAAGGCCCTGGACGCGCGCGAGGCCGCGCTGGACACGCGCCGCCAGGCCGGGCTGGACCTCCAGTCCGCGCTGCGCGTGCAGCAGGAGGACGCCGCCCGGGTGGAGAAGGCGCTGACGTCCGCCGAGTCCGACCTGAAGCGCGTGGAGGACGCCGCCAGGGCCCGCGCGGAGGCCGAGGCGAAGGCCCGCCGCGCCGCGGAGGCGGAGACCCAGAAGGTCGTCCCGCCCCCGGCCCTGCGGCCGTCCCAGGAGAAGCTGCAGACCGAAGCGCCGACGCGCGCGGAGCGGCTCCCGGCGCGCGCGCCCGTGGCCACCACTCCGGCGAAGAGCGACGCGCGCAAGGCGGGCCGGGTGCGGATGCACACGACCATCGACACGCGCAGTGATTCCAACTTCTTCACCGGCTTCTCGATGGACATCAGCGAGGGCGGCATCTTCATCGCCACGGTGGAGGCGGTGCCGCGCGGCACGGCGGTGGAGCTGGACTTCACGCTGCCGGGAGGCCGGCCGCTGACGGTGAATGGCGTGGTGCGCTGGGCGCGCGACGGCAACGACCGCACGCCGGACCTGATGCCGGGAGTGGGCGTGCAGTTCACCACGCTGCCGCCGGAGGTGGCGCACGCCATCTCGTCGTTCGTGGCGACGCGCGACCCGATGTTCTACCCGGACTGA
- a CDS encoding RtcB family protein translates to MSWKQHLEKVSEGHYVLPRTKTMRVHADLFLSDKLLWGEEGNPEAPPLEDAVFDQVVNAATFPGVTRVAVTPDCHVGYGVPIGTIVETDGTLLPTAAGYDIGCGMVQLQTSLTVEDVADPAKRRQWIDEVTDRIAVGVGATRARKQRRLSEPTLKEVLRHGAKALGRSRSVTERDFIPVEDTGVSIPERAFDKRGQLGSLGGGNHFTEMQVDENGRVWVMLHTGSRGFGWNIAKHFFVAGAAQLGLKSRSEDFVWLDADSALGRSYWNLHNMAANFAVANRLLIGEAVCGALEDVFGGTANIYYEISHNLIQREGGKFVARKGATRAFPAGHPALKGTTWEATGHPILIPGSMETGSAILFAEAGAEKSIYSVNHGSGRRLSRAAARRQLQQEETDRRMAEAGILLNTRTTPLDESGPCYKNLDDVLETVEQAGLARVAHRLKPVACIKGAD, encoded by the coding sequence ATGAGCTGGAAGCAACACCTGGAAAAGGTCTCCGAGGGCCACTACGTCCTGCCGCGCACCAAGACCATGCGCGTGCACGCGGACCTGTTCCTCTCCGACAAGCTCCTCTGGGGGGAGGAAGGCAACCCGGAAGCCCCCCCGCTGGAAGATGCCGTCTTCGATCAGGTCGTCAACGCCGCCACCTTCCCCGGCGTCACCCGCGTCGCCGTCACGCCCGACTGTCACGTGGGCTATGGCGTCCCCATCGGCACCATCGTGGAGACCGACGGCACCCTGCTGCCCACCGCCGCCGGCTACGACATCGGCTGCGGCATGGTGCAGTTACAGACCTCGCTCACCGTGGAGGACGTCGCCGACCCCGCGAAGCGCCGCCAGTGGATCGACGAGGTGACCGACCGCATCGCCGTGGGCGTGGGCGCCACCCGGGCGCGCAAGCAGCGCCGGCTCAGCGAACCCACCCTCAAGGAGGTCCTGCGCCATGGCGCCAAGGCCCTGGGCCGCAGCCGCTCCGTCACCGAGCGCGACTTCATCCCCGTGGAGGACACCGGCGTGTCCATCCCCGAGCGCGCCTTCGACAAGCGCGGACAGCTGGGCAGCCTGGGCGGCGGCAACCACTTCACCGAGATGCAGGTGGATGAGAACGGCCGCGTCTGGGTGATGCTCCACACCGGCAGCCGGGGCTTCGGCTGGAACATCGCCAAGCACTTCTTCGTCGCGGGCGCCGCGCAGCTGGGCCTGAAGAGCCGCAGCGAGGACTTCGTCTGGCTGGACGCGGACAGCGCCCTGGGCCGCAGCTACTGGAACCTGCACAACATGGCGGCCAACTTCGCCGTGGCCAACCGGCTGCTCATCGGCGAGGCCGTGTGCGGGGCGCTCGAGGACGTGTTCGGCGGCACCGCGAACATCTACTACGAGATCAGCCACAACCTCATCCAGCGCGAGGGCGGCAAGTTCGTCGCGCGCAAGGGCGCCACGCGGGCCTTCCCCGCCGGACACCCGGCCCTCAAGGGCACGACGTGGGAGGCCACCGGGCACCCCATCCTCATCCCGGGCTCCATGGAGACGGGCAGCGCCATCCTCTTCGCGGAAGCGGGGGCGGAGAAGTCCATCTACTCGGTGAACCACGGCTCCGGCCGGCGGCTGTCCCGCGCCGCCGCGCGCCGGCAACTCCAGCAAGAGGAGACGGACCGGCGCATGGCGGAGGCCGGCATCCTGCTCAACACCCGCACCACGCCGCTGGACGAGTCCGGGCCCTGCTACAAGAACCTCGACGACGTCCTGGAGACGGTGGAGCAGGCCGGACTCGCCCGGGTGGCCCACCGCCTCAAGCCGGTGGCCTGCATCAAGGGCGCGGACTGA
- a CDS encoding DUF2019 domain-containing protein, translated as MTLEKLVEQVAKHVAAQTDAIWQGDSRTGNKHARKYNAAIDQLLAHGDAGRDALLALFKHERMDVRVTAAATLLRYRTAEAKAVLEEAARGQGLVPFEASEALKRWKEGTWSLDPG; from the coding sequence ATGACCCTGGAGAAGCTGGTCGAACAGGTCGCGAAGCATGTCGCCGCCCAGACCGACGCCATCTGGCAAGGCGATTCCAGGACCGGCAACAAGCACGCCAGGAAGTACAACGCAGCGATTGATCAACTCCTGGCCCATGGCGATGCCGGACGGGACGCGCTCCTCGCGTTGTTCAAGCATGAGCGCATGGACGTGCGGGTGACGGCCGCTGCGACCCTGCTCCGCTACCGGACGGCGGAAGCCAAGGCGGTCCTGGAGGAAGCGGCCCGGGGCCAGGGCCTCGTTCCCTTCGAAGCCTCGGAAGCACTGAAGCGATGGAAGGAAGGCACCTGGTCCCTGGACCCGGGATAG
- the sitA5 gene encoding SitA5 family polymorphic toxin, producing the protein MRRWWLIPLLAVLLTGCGGVTRSVRLETGRGAPIVVTPPSGGTPVEVDAEDFEEAVAVLARAVRPASRPQDAARRLWQVEPRSGSYLYDPSDRRITPLGPDEHLEGDASSADMELTRAYLRWCERTGRPGDCLRLLMEGPAVNGDGRYALAMALSQGAVLEELLDAFKDMANPQAMLTTVLWTWTTYMVLLAVPEPFSKGLAAVMTATLIAYVGVDTFWNLIVGFKQLVEAADRATTFSALREAGERYGKVMGRNAARAFALLATAAIGTTAPGLAAKVPRLPGSALAAAQAESQLGLRFAAVGEVRTVAVSAGTVTVALAPGAVAMTANGGGPAPRGWGSFSGFKKALGPAGPGKEWHHIVEQTPGNVQRFGPQALHNTENVIPLDKAVHARVSELYSAIRRNLTGTGSLTVRKWLSTQSYEAQRDFGLRAIENVSKGLW; encoded by the coding sequence ATGCGACGCTGGTGGTTGATTCCGCTTCTGGCCGTGCTGCTGACCGGCTGTGGCGGCGTCACGCGGTCCGTGCGCCTGGAAACAGGCAGGGGTGCACCCATCGTGGTCACTCCGCCCTCGGGCGGCACGCCGGTGGAAGTGGACGCGGAGGACTTCGAGGAAGCCGTCGCGGTGCTGGCCCGGGCCGTGCGTCCGGCCTCGCGGCCCCAGGATGCGGCACGGCGTCTCTGGCAGGTGGAGCCGCGCAGTGGTTCATATCTCTATGACCCGAGCGACCGCCGCATCACCCCCTTGGGGCCGGATGAGCACCTGGAGGGCGATGCCTCCAGTGCGGACATGGAGCTGACGCGTGCCTATCTGCGCTGGTGCGAGCGCACCGGCAGGCCTGGTGACTGTCTGCGTCTGCTGATGGAAGGCCCTGCGGTCAACGGAGATGGGCGCTACGCCCTGGCCATGGCGCTTTCTCAGGGGGCCGTGCTGGAGGAGCTGCTGGATGCATTCAAGGACATGGCCAATCCCCAGGCCATGCTGACGACGGTCCTCTGGACCTGGACCACGTACATGGTCCTGCTCGCGGTGCCCGAACCCTTCTCCAAGGGGCTCGCGGCGGTGATGACCGCCACGCTCATCGCCTACGTGGGCGTCGACACCTTCTGGAACCTCATCGTGGGCTTCAAGCAGTTGGTGGAAGCCGCGGACCGGGCCACCACGTTCAGCGCGCTGCGTGAGGCGGGCGAGCGCTACGGAAAGGTCATGGGCCGCAACGCGGCACGCGCCTTCGCCCTGCTGGCCACGGCGGCGATCGGCACCACCGCCCCCGGCCTGGCCGCGAAGGTGCCCCGGCTCCCCGGATCCGCCCTGGCGGCAGCGCAGGCCGAGTCCCAGTTGGGCCTGCGGTTCGCGGCGGTCGGCGAAGTGCGGACGGTGGCGGTGAGCGCGGGGACCGTGACGGTCGCGCTCGCACCTGGCGCGGTGGCCATGACCGCCAACGGTGGTGGACCTGCGCCCAGGGGCTGGGGCTCGTTCAGTGGCTTCAAGAAGGCCCTGGGCCCGGCGGGCCCGGGCAAGGAGTGGCACCACATCGTCGAGCAGACCCCGGGCAACGTGCAGCGGTTCGGTCCCCAGGCCCTCCACAACACCGAGAATGTCATCCCGCTGGACAAGGCAGTGCATGCCCGGGTCAGCGAACTCTATTCCGCGATCCGGCGTAACCTCACGGGCACTGGGAGCCTGACCGTGCGGAAATGGTTGAGTACGCAGTCGTACGAGGCACAACGCGATTTCGGGCTGCGGGCCATCGAGAACGTGTCGAAGGGGCTTTGGTGA
- a CDS encoding BTAD domain-containing putative transcriptional regulator produces the protein MSERESLKLRELKEVAHALYQRGRYAQCVETYAQLAKLLPRDANVRVRLAEACRRAGQKEQAIAAYRKAAQVLLSLGCESRARGALKAALELDSRDPVLQQELARMGQGAVTPTALEDEELYRFDRLPPPTPPPGRMRSVPPPPPPPSISPVNVRGIPSAMPGPGRQAVLPHPRPAAPARDSATETMSRSMSQVAAGAPEAAPLPKVIVSMSAFGDPPGGNAPPSIKPVAVDRGVPQKVLPAVPLGLPALPRSPPGVPPAPIPERPTVKVLTLMNRAPAVPPAPPPAAVMPYKPEMRRLAPNVVALRVSPQARWVIIRSESELEVSRSEELPGEPAAVH, from the coding sequence ATGAGCGAGCGCGAGTCGTTGAAGCTGCGGGAGTTGAAGGAAGTCGCCCATGCGCTGTACCAGCGGGGGAGGTATGCGCAGTGCGTGGAAACGTACGCGCAGCTCGCGAAGCTGCTGCCACGCGACGCGAATGTGCGGGTCCGGCTGGCGGAGGCCTGCCGCCGCGCGGGGCAGAAGGAGCAAGCCATTGCCGCGTACCGTAAAGCCGCCCAGGTGCTGTTGTCACTGGGTTGCGAGTCCCGCGCGCGAGGCGCCCTGAAGGCCGCGCTGGAGTTGGATTCGCGCGACCCGGTGTTGCAGCAGGAGTTGGCGCGGATGGGTCAGGGCGCGGTGACGCCGACGGCGCTGGAGGACGAGGAGCTCTACCGTTTCGACCGGCTGCCGCCGCCGACGCCGCCGCCCGGGCGGATGCGCAGCGTGCCGCCGCCTCCGCCGCCACCGTCCATCTCGCCGGTGAACGTCCGGGGGATACCGAGCGCGATGCCGGGGCCAGGGCGGCAGGCGGTGCTGCCCCATCCGCGTCCCGCCGCGCCGGCGCGGGATTCCGCGACGGAGACGATGTCGCGCTCCATGTCGCAGGTGGCGGCGGGTGCGCCGGAGGCCGCGCCGTTGCCGAAGGTCATCGTGTCGATGTCCGCCTTCGGAGATCCGCCGGGAGGAAACGCGCCTCCCAGCATCAAGCCCGTCGCGGTGGACAGGGGCGTGCCCCAGAAGGTCCTGCCGGCCGTGCCGCTGGGCCTGCCCGCGCTGCCAAGGAGCCCTCCGGGCGTGCCGCCTGCTCCGATACCGGAGCGCCCCACGGTGAAGGTCCTCACGTTGATGAATCGCGCGCCCGCGGTCCCGCCGGCGCCTCCTCCCGCCGCGGTGATGCCCTACAAGCCGGAGATGCGCCGCCTGGCTCCCAACGTGGTGGCCCTGCGCGTGTCGCCGCAGGCGCGCTGGGTCATCATCCGCTCGGAGAGCGAGCTCGAGGTGAGCCGTTCGGAGGAGCTTCCCGGGGAGCCCGCCGCCGTGCATTGA
- a CDS encoding pilus assembly protein N-terminal domain-containing protein — MASRIMALTLGTLLLSALPAGAREPAARAGDSKDLPAADETLTLKKGAKRVLTVPGMSRVALGDPSVADVKTVGADGVEVSALAKGTTTLIIWGGDGKRRTYRIVVDG; from the coding sequence ATGGCTTCACGCATCATGGCCCTGACGTTGGGAACCCTGCTGCTCAGCGCCCTGCCCGCGGGGGCCAGGGAGCCGGCTGCTCGCGCCGGGGACTCGAAGGACCTTCCTGCCGCGGACGAGACGCTCACCCTGAAGAAGGGCGCGAAGCGCGTGCTCACGGTGCCGGGGATGAGCCGCGTGGCGCTGGGCGACCCGTCCGTCGCGGACGTGAAGACGGTGGGTGCGGACGGCGTGGAGGTCTCCGCGCTGGCGAAGGGGACGACCACGCTCATCATCTGGGGCGGTGACGGCAAACGCCGCACGTACCGCATCGTGGTGGACGGCTAG
- a CDS encoding PaaI family thioesterase, with amino-acid sequence MSTPSLPLADLVRQVRQSREYHRLTDAIPYTRFMGIGVENLAGEMLCRMRYAPHLIGNSILPALHGGTLGALLESSAVFELLLQTDTERVPKVISTTVDFLRSGKAQDTFAKAFITRQGRRVANVRVEAWQDDRTRPIASSHALFLLSEP; translated from the coding sequence ATGAGCACGCCTTCGCTTCCCCTCGCGGACCTGGTGCGCCAGGTGCGTCAGTCGCGCGAGTACCACCGGCTCACGGACGCCATCCCCTACACGCGCTTCATGGGCATTGGCGTGGAGAACCTGGCCGGCGAGATGCTCTGCCGCATGCGCTACGCGCCGCACCTCATTGGCAACAGCATCCTGCCCGCGCTGCACGGCGGCACGCTGGGGGCGCTGCTGGAGTCGAGCGCCGTCTTCGAGTTGCTGCTCCAGACGGACACCGAGCGCGTGCCCAAGGTCATCTCCACCACGGTGGACTTCCTGCGCTCGGGCAAGGCGCAGGACACCTTCGCGAAGGCGTTCATCACGCGGCAGGGACGGCGCGTGGCCAACGTGCGCGTGGAGGCCTGGCAGGACGACCGCACGCGGCCCATCGCCAGCTCGCACGCGCTGTTCCTGCTGTCGGAGCCGTGA